In a genomic window of Shouchella clausii:
- the ileS gene encoding isoleucine--tRNA ligase, with protein MDYKQTLLMPKTAFPMRGNLPNSEPKRQEQWEEMDIYKQVQERTKGRPYYVLHDGPPYANGDIHMGHALNKIIKDFIVRYKSMSGFHAPYVPGWDTHGLPIETALTKNKKVDRKSMSIADFRKLCEEYALEQINSQRQQFMRLGVRGDWWKPYITLEKEFEAEQIKVFGKMAKKGYIYKGKKPVYWSPSSESALAEAEIEYYDKRSASIYVAFQVADGKGVLPEDAALVIWTTTPWTIPANLGITVHPQLEYSVVRTGGRSFVVASGLLEHVQTELSWEDVVVEKTVTGKELEYIVCRHPFYDRDSLVMNGEHVTLDAGTGCVHTAPGHGVDDFVVGQKYGLDVLCPIDDKGIMTSEAPGFEGEFYDNINKMVTEKLEAVGALLKLGFITHSYPHDWRTKKPVIFRATSQWFASIANIRKELLQAVANTEWIPAWGETRLHNMVRDRGDWCISRQRAWGVPIPVFYGEDGTEIISEETIEHVSNLFREHGSNVWFEREAKDLLPPGFASPHSPNGHFTKETDIMDVWFDSGSSHQGVLRERNDLVFPADLYFEGSDQYRGWFNSSLSTSVAINGVAPYKGVLSHGFVMDGEGKKMSKSLGNIVVPNTVMKQLGADILRLWVASVDYQADSRVSDSILKQVAETYRKIRNTFRFLLGNLHDFDPKTNAVPRDQLTGVHAFLLVRLNELTKRMHEGYNEYQFLNVYNHFRNFCTVELSSFYMDISKDTLYIEHADHPERRAFQTVMYEVVTALTKLIAPILPHTADEVWENIPGVNEQSVQLTDMPTAEELSGTDELKAHWQAFMDVRADVLKALEVARNEKVIGKSLQASLTLYPNKQARALLEATEGLKKLFIVSNVQIANEGDEVPAAAQQFADVAVLVEKAEGETCERCWQVSTTVGADEKHPTLCLSCAQTVTNHYNDVV; from the coding sequence GTGGATTATAAACAAACATTACTAATGCCGAAAACGGCGTTTCCGATGCGTGGCAACTTGCCAAATAGCGAACCGAAACGCCAAGAACAATGGGAAGAGATGGACATTTATAAACAAGTGCAAGAACGCACAAAAGGCCGTCCTTACTATGTTTTGCATGATGGCCCTCCATATGCAAACGGCGATATTCATATGGGGCACGCACTTAACAAAATCATTAAAGACTTTATCGTCCGCTACAAATCCATGTCTGGGTTCCATGCCCCATATGTTCCTGGGTGGGATACCCATGGCTTGCCGATTGAAACGGCATTAACGAAAAACAAAAAAGTAGACCGAAAGTCAATGAGCATTGCCGATTTTCGCAAGCTTTGCGAAGAGTATGCACTTGAGCAAATAAATAGCCAACGCCAGCAGTTCATGCGGCTCGGCGTCCGCGGCGACTGGTGGAAGCCCTATATTACGTTGGAAAAAGAATTTGAAGCGGAGCAAATCAAAGTCTTCGGGAAAATGGCTAAAAAAGGCTATATCTATAAAGGCAAAAAGCCTGTTTACTGGTCGCCATCTTCGGAGTCTGCCTTAGCGGAAGCTGAGATCGAATACTACGACAAACGCTCTGCTTCCATTTATGTCGCCTTTCAAGTTGCAGATGGAAAAGGGGTATTGCCTGAGGATGCTGCTTTAGTTATCTGGACGACGACACCATGGACCATTCCTGCAAACTTAGGCATCACCGTCCATCCTCAATTGGAATACAGCGTCGTGCGCACGGGCGGCCGTTCATTTGTGGTAGCAAGCGGTTTGCTTGAACATGTCCAAACGGAACTAAGTTGGGAAGATGTGGTTGTTGAAAAGACAGTCACAGGAAAAGAATTGGAATATATTGTTTGCCGCCATCCGTTTTATGATCGTGACTCCCTTGTTATGAATGGCGAGCATGTGACATTGGACGCCGGTACTGGCTGTGTCCATACGGCCCCTGGGCACGGCGTTGATGACTTTGTCGTCGGCCAAAAATACGGGCTAGACGTGTTATGCCCTATTGATGACAAAGGGATAATGACGAGTGAAGCGCCAGGTTTTGAAGGCGAATTTTATGACAACATTAACAAAATGGTGACTGAGAAACTAGAAGCAGTAGGCGCTCTGTTAAAGCTCGGGTTTATTACTCACTCGTACCCTCATGACTGGCGTACGAAAAAGCCTGTTATTTTCCGGGCAACTTCGCAATGGTTTGCCTCCATCGCCAATATTCGCAAGGAGTTGCTACAAGCGGTCGCAAATACAGAGTGGATTCCAGCGTGGGGGGAAACGCGGCTGCATAATATGGTCCGTGACCGTGGCGACTGGTGTATTTCGCGGCAACGTGCTTGGGGCGTGCCAATTCCGGTTTTTTATGGAGAGGATGGCACCGAAATTATTAGCGAAGAAACGATTGAACATGTCTCGAACTTGTTCCGTGAGCATGGATCAAATGTCTGGTTTGAACGTGAGGCGAAAGACTTGCTGCCGCCAGGATTCGCTTCCCCGCACAGCCCGAATGGCCATTTTACAAAAGAAACCGATATAATGGACGTCTGGTTTGATTCTGGCTCGTCGCACCAAGGCGTTTTACGGGAACGAAATGACCTTGTGTTCCCAGCGGACCTTTACTTTGAAGGTAGCGACCAATACCGTGGTTGGTTTAACTCTTCACTATCTACTTCGGTTGCAATCAATGGGGTTGCTCCGTATAAAGGGGTACTGAGCCATGGCTTTGTTATGGACGGTGAAGGCAAAAAAATGAGCAAGTCCCTTGGCAACATTGTGGTGCCAAATACCGTTATGAAACAGCTTGGCGCTGACATTTTGCGGCTTTGGGTGGCGTCCGTCGATTATCAAGCCGACAGCCGTGTGTCTGATTCGATCTTAAAACAAGTTGCAGAAACATACCGGAAGATCCGCAATACATTCCGCTTTCTCCTTGGCAATTTGCATGATTTTGACCCGAAAACCAACGCTGTCCCACGGGACCAACTAACAGGCGTGCATGCGTTTTTGCTTGTACGTTTAAATGAGCTAACGAAACGTATGCATGAAGGCTACAATGAGTACCAGTTCTTAAATGTCTATAATCACTTCCGCAATTTTTGCACGGTTGAATTGAGTTCCTTTTATATGGACATTTCAAAGGATACCCTTTATATCGAGCACGCTGACCATCCTGAGCGCCGCGCTTTCCAGACAGTGATGTATGAAGTAGTGACGGCACTGACTAAACTGATTGCCCCGATTTTGCCACACACGGCAGATGAAGTATGGGAAAACATTCCTGGCGTGAACGAACAAAGCGTACAACTCACGGATATGCCAACTGCCGAAGAATTAAGCGGTACAGATGAGTTAAAAGCACATTGGCAAGCATTTATGGATGTCCGAGCGGATGTGCTTAAAGCATTAGAAGTAGCCCGCAATGAGAAAGTAATTGGCAAGTCGTTGCAAGCATCGTTGACGCTTTATCCAAATAAGCAAGCACGCGCTCTGCTTGAAGCGACTGAAGGCTTGAAAAAACTATTCATCGTCTCCAATGTACAAATCGCAAATGAAGGCGACGAAGTGCCAGCAGCCGCACAGCAATTTGCGGATGTCGCTGTGCTTGTGGAAAAAGCGGAAGGGGAAACGTGCGAGCGTTGTTGGCAAGTCTCCACTACAGTTGGAGCAGATGAAAAGCATCCAACTTTGTGCTTGTCATGTGCCCAAACCGTTACGAACCACTACAACGACGTTGTTTAA
- a CDS encoding TraR/DksA C4-type zinc finger protein, whose product MDQKWLKLKQALQQQKQGLEQTLANQINDHNTGELSQYDNHPADTATDLFEREKDQAVHNHIKDELHEVEHALAKFNDGTYGICEKTGKAIPYERLEAYPTARTVVEESRPFEEYRPVEEDVLKGFEAYNNDDQDATFFDGEDAYQSVARFHDTSPEYDEETGDTDTYGANGVEAYEGFLSTGIDGYHGPDSIHIERNDHYKRYRRD is encoded by the coding sequence ATGGATCAAAAGTGGTTAAAACTAAAACAAGCATTACAACAACAAAAGCAGGGGTTAGAACAAACACTTGCCAATCAAATCAATGACCATAATACAGGGGAACTATCTCAGTATGACAACCATCCTGCTGATACAGCGACGGACTTATTCGAACGGGAAAAAGACCAAGCTGTTCACAATCATATAAAAGATGAACTTCATGAAGTCGAACATGCGCTGGCGAAATTTAACGATGGCACGTACGGCATTTGCGAAAAGACAGGGAAAGCGATTCCTTATGAGCGCTTGGAAGCTTATCCAACAGCGAGAACGGTGGTGGAAGAAAGCAGGCCATTTGAGGAGTACCGCCCTGTTGAGGAAGATGTCTTAAAAGGTTTTGAAGCCTATAACAACGATGATCAGGACGCTACCTTTTTTGACGGCGAAGACGCATACCAATCTGTTGCTCGTTTTCATGATACATCGCCGGAATACGACGAGGAAACAGGGGATACAGACACGTATGGCGCCAATGGAGTAGAGGCGTATGAAGGTTTCTTATCAACTGGGATAGACGGTTATCATGGCCCTGACAGTATCCATATCGAACGCAACGACCATTACAAACGATACCGCCGTGACTAA
- the lspA gene encoding signal peptidase II: protein MAYIVALIIIALDQLTKWLVVTYMELGERIPIIDQVLYLYSHRNTGAAFGILQGQMWFFYIVTIIIVGVIIYLIQTEAKGNRLLKIALGLVLGGAIGNFIDRLLRQEVVDFIDTFGDFPIFNIADSALTIGVGLFLLNILIQARNEKRSTR from the coding sequence ATGGCATACATAGTGGCACTGATCATTATCGCACTAGACCAGTTGACTAAGTGGCTAGTCGTAACTTATATGGAGTTGGGCGAACGAATCCCGATTATTGATCAAGTCCTTTACCTATATTCACATCGCAATACAGGAGCCGCTTTCGGCATTTTGCAAGGCCAAATGTGGTTTTTTTACATTGTTACAATCATCATTGTTGGCGTGATCATTTATCTTATCCAAACAGAAGCAAAAGGCAACCGCTTGTTAAAAATCGCTCTCGGGCTTGTGCTAGGAGGGGCGATCGGCAATTTCATCGACCGCCTTTTACGTCAAGAAGTCGTCGATTTTATCGATACATTTGGCGATTTCCCGATTTTTAATATCGCTGATTCAGCCTTGACCATTGGCGTCGGCCTTTTTTTACTAAACATATTGATTCAAGCGCGCAACGAAAAAAGGAGCACACGATAA
- a CDS encoding RluA family pseudouridine synthase: protein MEQWVITKEHNEQRIDKVVVDLHGQASRTAVQRWINEGAVLVNGKEVKTNSKVQQGDKVTLTEPEAQEVELLGEDIPLDVVYEDSDVIVVNKPRGMVVHPAPGHESGTLVNALLFHCKDLSGINGEIRPGIVHRIDKDTSGLIMAAKHDAAHEHLAAQLKAKTTERRYKAIVHGVIPHAKGTIDAPIGRDQKDRQKMAVTHVNSRPAVTHFSLEETFNQYSYVSCELETGRTHQIRVHFNYIGHPLAGDPKYGPKKTLPINGQALHAETLGFTHPRTGERLRFSAPLPAEMEKLLVDLRNAH, encoded by the coding sequence ATGGAGCAATGGGTCATTACAAAAGAACACAACGAACAGCGAATTGATAAAGTGGTCGTTGATTTGCACGGACAAGCATCACGGACAGCTGTCCAACGCTGGATAAATGAAGGAGCTGTGCTTGTCAATGGGAAAGAAGTCAAAACAAATTCGAAAGTTCAGCAAGGCGACAAAGTCACGCTCACAGAACCAGAAGCGCAGGAAGTAGAACTTTTAGGGGAAGATATCCCCTTAGACGTTGTTTATGAAGATAGCGATGTGATCGTCGTCAACAAGCCCCGAGGCATGGTTGTCCACCCTGCTCCTGGACATGAGAGTGGCACGCTCGTCAATGCGCTGTTGTTTCACTGCAAAGACCTCTCAGGCATTAATGGGGAAATTCGTCCAGGGATTGTCCACCGTATTGATAAAGATACATCAGGTCTGATCATGGCCGCTAAACATGACGCTGCCCACGAGCATTTGGCGGCCCAGTTAAAAGCAAAGACGACTGAAAGACGTTACAAAGCCATCGTTCATGGCGTTATCCCACATGCAAAAGGGACAATTGACGCACCGATTGGCCGAGACCAAAAAGACCGCCAGAAGATGGCTGTCACCCATGTCAACAGCCGGCCGGCTGTGACCCATTTTTCACTGGAGGAAACGTTTAACCAATATAGTTATGTATCTTGTGAATTGGAAACAGGACGAACACACCAAATCCGCGTCCATTTCAACTATATTGGCCATCCATTAGCAGGCGATCCGAAATATGGGCCAAAAAAAACGCTTCCGATCAATGGCCAAGCTTTGCACGCGGAAACTCTTGGCTTTACCCATCCACGAACAGGGGAACGGCTCCGTTTTTCAGCACCTCTCCCAGCAGAGATGGAAAAATTGCTCGTTGATTTGCGAAATGCCCATTGA
- the pyrR gene encoding bifunctional pyr operon transcriptional regulator/uracil phosphoribosyltransferase PyrR, with the protein MLRIILDGDAIRRAITRMSHEVIERNKGVDNCVIVGIKTRGIYLAKRLAERIEEIEGQAVPVGEVDITLYRDDLTPSTSNNEPLLRGTNIPVDVTGRTIILVDDVLYTGRTVRAALDALVDLGRPASIQLAVLIDRGHRELPIRPDYVGKNVPTSKKERISAQLREVDAEDAVTII; encoded by the coding sequence ATTTTGAGAATCATTTTAGATGGCGATGCGATTCGCCGCGCGATTACACGAATGTCCCACGAAGTGATTGAACGCAATAAAGGCGTTGACAACTGTGTGATTGTCGGCATTAAAACACGTGGTATTTATTTGGCTAAACGGCTCGCTGAACGGATTGAGGAAATTGAAGGCCAGGCTGTCCCTGTCGGCGAAGTCGATATTACCCTTTACCGGGATGACTTGACGCCGTCTACATCAAACAATGAGCCGCTTTTGCGCGGCACCAATATTCCCGTTGATGTTACCGGCCGTACCATTATTCTTGTCGACGATGTCCTTTATACTGGGCGGACCGTGCGAGCTGCTCTTGATGCACTGGTCGATCTTGGCCGTCCAGCATCGATCCAACTTGCTGTTCTTATTGACCGGGGGCACCGGGAACTGCCGATCCGTCCTGATTATGTTGGCAAGAACGTGCCGACCTCTAAAAAAGAACGAATCTCGGCGCAACTAAGGGAAGTAGACGCCGAAGACGCTGTTACAATTATATAA
- a CDS encoding uracil-xanthine permease family protein — translation MKQTNMRLGIKEIPRPGEWLLFSLQHLCAMFGATVLVPFLVGMSPATALFSSGLGTLAFILVTKGQVPAYLGSSFAFIVPLTTAQALGGLEGAMVGSFFAGLVYGIVALFIKFAGTGWITKVLPPIVVGPVIMVIGLSLATTAVGNAMYLPGSEEYSLVHIATAGVTLFVAVVATMYFKGFLNLIPILLGLIAGYLFALWQGLIDLEPIRAANWFSVPELIVPFVTYSPTVNWAIVAIMAPVALVTLAEHTGQLMVLSKVAGKNFLKQPGMHRTVMGDGLATMIAAAVGGPPNTTYGENVGVVAITRVFSVFVVGGAAVLAIAFAFVGKVAALISSIPQAVMGGVSILLFGIIASAGIRMLVDNRVDMGEKRNMVIASIILVVGIGGAAIRFTDSFEIAGMSLATVIGLILHGLLPNRSVSYGQKDMFESDAG, via the coding sequence ATGAAGCAAACGAACATGAGATTAGGCATCAAAGAAATTCCACGCCCTGGAGAGTGGCTGCTGTTTAGCTTACAGCATTTATGCGCCATGTTTGGGGCAACTGTACTTGTACCCTTTCTTGTCGGAATGAGCCCGGCTACAGCTCTTTTTTCAAGCGGTCTCGGTACACTTGCATTTATTCTTGTCACGAAAGGGCAAGTTCCTGCATACCTCGGCTCGAGCTTTGCCTTTATCGTGCCACTAACAACCGCGCAGGCACTTGGCGGTTTAGAGGGAGCGATGGTCGGCAGTTTCTTTGCCGGTTTGGTATATGGGATTGTCGCCCTGTTTATCAAATTCGCTGGTACAGGCTGGATTACAAAAGTATTGCCGCCAATCGTTGTCGGCCCAGTGATTATGGTTATTGGGTTAAGCCTAGCTACAACCGCTGTTGGAAATGCCATGTATTTGCCTGGTTCAGAAGAATATAGCCTCGTTCATATCGCCACAGCAGGCGTTACCTTGTTCGTAGCTGTTGTCGCAACCATGTATTTCAAAGGATTTTTAAACTTAATCCCGATTTTATTAGGCTTAATTGCTGGCTATTTGTTCGCACTATGGCAAGGGTTGATTGATTTAGAGCCGATCCGCGCAGCCAACTGGTTTTCCGTACCTGAACTAATCGTTCCGTTTGTGACATACTCGCCAACTGTTAACTGGGCAATTGTTGCGATCATGGCGCCAGTTGCTCTCGTAACGCTTGCAGAACACACAGGCCAATTGATGGTATTAAGCAAAGTAGCTGGCAAAAACTTTCTTAAGCAACCAGGAATGCACAGAACGGTGATGGGGGATGGGTTGGCGACTATGATCGCAGCCGCAGTTGGCGGTCCACCAAATACCACTTATGGCGAAAACGTCGGTGTTGTTGCCATCACGAGAGTGTTCAGCGTATTTGTTGTCGGCGGCGCCGCGGTGTTGGCCATCGCCTTCGCCTTTGTCGGCAAAGTAGCTGCACTGATTAGTTCGATTCCTCAAGCAGTAATGGGCGGTGTTTCAATCCTCCTATTTGGCATTATTGCCTCGGCCGGCATTCGAATGCTTGTCGATAACCGAGTTGACATGGGTGAAAAACGAAATATGGTGATTGCTTCCATTATCCTTGTCGTTGGCATTGGCGGGGCCGCGATCCGCTTTACGGATTCGTTTGAAATTGCCGGCATGTCCCTTGCAACTGTCATTGGCCTTATTCTTCACGGATTGTTGCCGAACCGCAGTGTTAGTTACGGACAAAAAGACATGTTTGAATCAGACGCCGGTTAA
- a CDS encoding aspartate carbamoyltransferase catalytic subunit produces MLSAQIEKTTQKGLCTMNELSVSEVLDLLKTAESFAAGAVWKPERQLFVANLFFEPSTRTRFSFEVAERRLGLEVLQFDGQHASTQKGESLYDTARTLESIGASALVIRHRQDAYFHELKGLSVPIINAGDGCGNHPTQSLLDLLTIKQEFSSFSGLHVVIAGDLAHSRVARSNADILTRLGARVSVAGPIEWMGEFTDTYTHVSMDEAARQADVLMMLRVQHERHDGNALFSKEAYHQAYGLTEQREALMAKQSIIMHPAPVNRDVEIASVLVECKRSRIYKQSANGVAVRMAVLKRALA; encoded by the coding sequence ATGTTAAGCGCACAAATCGAGAAAACAACACAAAAAGGCTTGTGCACGATGAATGAACTGAGCGTAAGCGAGGTGTTAGACCTCCTGAAAACGGCTGAATCATTTGCGGCTGGAGCTGTTTGGAAACCAGAAAGGCAACTGTTTGTAGCGAACTTGTTTTTTGAACCAAGCACGAGAACCCGCTTTAGCTTTGAAGTCGCTGAGCGGCGCCTCGGCTTAGAAGTGCTGCAATTCGATGGGCAGCACGCGAGTACGCAAAAAGGAGAGAGCCTGTATGATACAGCACGCACGCTCGAATCAATTGGAGCAAGTGCGCTTGTCATTCGCCACCGCCAAGATGCTTACTTTCATGAGTTAAAAGGGCTCTCAGTGCCAATCATTAATGCAGGCGATGGCTGTGGCAACCATCCAACTCAATCGCTGCTTGACTTATTAACAATCAAACAAGAATTCAGCTCGTTTTCAGGCTTACATGTTGTCATTGCTGGGGACTTGGCTCATAGCCGTGTAGCTCGCTCCAATGCAGACATCCTGACAAGGCTCGGCGCTCGTGTGTCCGTTGCTGGGCCAATTGAGTGGATGGGCGAGTTTACTGATACGTACACACACGTCTCGATGGACGAAGCTGCCAGACAAGCAGATGTGCTTATGATGCTTCGCGTCCAGCATGAACGTCATGATGGCAACGCGCTATTTTCTAAAGAGGCGTACCATCAAGCATATGGTTTAACCGAACAACGAGAAGCACTGATGGCAAAACAGAGTATCATCATGCATCCTGCACCTGTTAACCGAGACGTTGAAATCGCCAGCGTGCTTGTTGAGTGCAAACGGTCACGGATTTACAAACAGAGCGCCAATGGCGTTGCCGTACGCATGGCTGTGTTAAAGCGGGCACTTGCATAA
- a CDS encoding dihydroorotase: MAMKVTGGFILDENGEQVAKDVYIKDGKIVEHVAEGDIREQLDATGLLISPGFVDVHVHLREPGGEKKETIETGTKAAARGGFTTVAAMPNTRPVPDNAEQLDLLQARISETAVVRVLPYASITTRQLGKELTDFKALKEAGAFAFTDDGVGIQEAGMMLAAMKEAAALNMAVVAHCEDNSLINGGAVHEGHYAKAHGLNGIPSVCEAVHIARDVLLAEAAGAHYHVCHVSTKESVRTIRDAKKAGIRVTAEVTPHHLLLCEDDISGKDPNFKMNPPLRAKEARDALVAGLLDGTIDFIATDHAPHTAEEKSASLERAPFGIVGLETAFPLLYTHFVKPGTFTLKQLIDWLTVKPAQTFNLPYGTLQVGAAADLTLIDLEANETIDPSTFLSKGKNTPFAGWGCAGIPQATIVAGKTVYKKERITNE, from the coding sequence ATGGCAATGAAGGTGACTGGTGGGTTTATTCTTGACGAAAATGGCGAACAAGTAGCAAAAGATGTGTATATAAAAGATGGAAAAATTGTTGAGCATGTTGCTGAAGGGGACATTCGTGAACAATTGGATGCAACAGGTTTGTTGATCAGCCCGGGTTTTGTTGACGTACATGTTCATTTGCGTGAACCGGGTGGCGAGAAGAAAGAAACGATCGAGACAGGAACCAAAGCCGCGGCACGAGGTGGCTTTACGACAGTGGCAGCTATGCCCAATACACGCCCTGTTCCTGACAATGCCGAGCAATTGGACCTGTTGCAAGCGCGTATTTCTGAGACGGCAGTGGTGCGCGTACTTCCGTATGCGTCGATTACAACAAGGCAACTTGGCAAAGAGTTAACGGACTTTAAGGCATTAAAAGAAGCGGGCGCATTCGCTTTTACAGACGATGGCGTCGGCATTCAAGAAGCGGGGATGATGCTAGCGGCAATGAAAGAAGCAGCAGCATTAAACATGGCAGTTGTCGCCCATTGCGAAGACAATTCACTTATAAACGGCGGCGCTGTTCACGAAGGCCACTATGCGAAAGCACACGGCTTGAATGGAATTCCCTCTGTTTGCGAAGCCGTCCATATCGCCCGCGATGTGTTGCTGGCCGAAGCGGCTGGTGCCCACTATCACGTCTGCCATGTTTCGACAAAAGAATCGGTGCGGACGATCCGTGATGCGAAAAAAGCAGGCATACGCGTAACCGCAGAAGTGACGCCACATCACTTGCTTTTATGCGAAGACGATATCAGCGGCAAAGATCCGAATTTTAAAATGAATCCGCCTCTTCGCGCAAAAGAAGCCCGTGACGCATTAGTAGCCGGGTTGCTCGATGGCACAATTGATTTCATTGCGACTGACCATGCACCGCATACAGCGGAAGAAAAAAGTGCTTCACTTGAACGGGCGCCATTTGGCATCGTCGGATTGGAAACAGCCTTTCCGCTTTTATATACACATTTTGTCAAGCCGGGAACGTTTACGCTGAAACAGCTTATCGACTGGTTGACAGTCAAGCCTGCGCAAACATTTAATCTCCCCTATGGGACACTCCAAGTTGGGGCAGCAGCCGATCTAACGCTGATTGACTTAGAGGCAAATGAAACGATTGACCCGAGTACGTTTTTGTCGAAAGGCAAAAATACCCCTTTTGCTGGGTGGGGCTGTGCAGGCATCCCGCAAGCGACGATTGTGGCAGGAAAAACCGTGTATAAAAAGGAGCGTATCACCAATGAATAA
- the carA gene encoding glutamine-hydrolyzing carbamoyl-phosphate synthase small subunit: MNKLLVLEDGTVLRGEGFGADVEMSGEVVFNTGMTGYQEILSDPSYCGQIVMLTYPLIGNYGINRDDFESLQPAIAGLIVREIEHEPSHWRKQESLHDLLAAKGIPGIAGIDTRMLTRKIRAHGTRRGRICDLDVDVEQVARSLRESKPLTDQVARVSTNTAYHVPGKGMRVALIDCGMKHGILQSLIDRHCDVVVVPYDTGAEEIKRLGVDGVLVSNGPGDPENVPETVETVKQLLGDIPLFGICLGHQLLALACGATTSKMTFGHRGSNHPVRELATGRIDITAQNHGYTVDAASLEGTALELTHVAVNDGSVEGLRHKEGHAFSVQYHPEASPGPHDASHLFDTFIHMMIEKKGKVYA; this comes from the coding sequence ATGAATAAACTGCTTGTTCTTGAAGACGGTACAGTTTTAAGAGGAGAAGGATTTGGCGCCGATGTCGAAATGAGCGGGGAAGTCGTCTTCAATACGGGCATGACTGGCTACCAAGAAATTTTGTCTGATCCCTCTTATTGCGGGCAAATCGTGATGCTAACCTATCCGCTAATTGGCAATTATGGCATTAACCGCGACGATTTTGAATCGCTGCAACCAGCGATTGCCGGATTGATTGTGCGGGAAATCGAGCATGAACCAAGCCATTGGCGCAAACAAGAATCGTTGCATGACCTACTTGCCGCCAAAGGCATTCCTGGGATTGCTGGCATTGATACACGCATGTTGACGAGAAAAATTCGCGCTCATGGCACACGCCGTGGCCGCATTTGCGATCTCGATGTAGACGTCGAACAAGTGGCAAGGAGCTTGCGGGAAAGCAAGCCACTTACTGATCAAGTTGCCCGCGTATCAACCAATACTGCTTACCATGTACCGGGCAAAGGGATGCGGGTTGCTTTAATTGATTGCGGCATGAAACATGGTATTCTGCAATCACTGATCGACCGCCATTGTGATGTCGTCGTTGTCCCTTATGACACGGGAGCAGAAGAGATTAAGCGCCTTGGCGTTGATGGTGTGCTTGTTTCAAATGGACCAGGCGACCCAGAAAATGTCCCGGAGACAGTGGAAACAGTCAAGCAATTGCTTGGCGACATCCCTCTTTTCGGCATTTGCTTAGGCCACCAATTGCTGGCGCTTGCTTGTGGGGCTACGACGAGCAAGATGACATTTGGCCATCGCGGTTCCAACCACCCAGTACGGGAGCTCGCTACTGGACGAATTGATATTACCGCACAAAACCACGGCTATACAGTCGATGCTGCGTCATTGGAAGGGACTGCGCTCGAGCTGACACATGTGGCTGTTAATGATGGCTCCGTTGAAGGCCTTCGCCATAAAGAAGGGCATGCATTTAGCGTGCAGTACCATCCAGAAGCATCGCCTGGCCCTCATGACGCTAGCCATTTATTTGATACATTTATCCATATGATGATCGAAAAAAAAGGAAAAGTTTACGCATAA